Proteins from a single region of Primulina tabacum isolate GXHZ01 chromosome 5, ASM2559414v2, whole genome shotgun sequence:
- the LOC142546519 gene encoding homeobox-leucine zipper protein ATHB-16-like, with protein MKRLGSSDSLSALMSTDELNQESDPVYSREFRTMLEGLDEEGCVEESGHVSEKKRRLTVDQVKALEKSFEIENKLEPERKVKLAKEIGLQPRQVAVWFQNRRARYKTKQLERDYGILKANFDNLEQNYDTLRSDNQALLKQIQELRSKQNGDVKNERIVCVKEEAIVLSDTEQKKSLETPSNSLAKCEKSATEHDFQENVSSFLDFKDGSSDSTDSSAILNEENNSPHQYLEIQNGSSSVGDESKAAATNASFIGDSHKKFQPQFVKVEEYNFFGEDHDQSCSSLFSDEQAPTLHWYCYDQWN; from the exons ATGAAGAGACTTGGCAGCTCTGATTCTTTGAGTGCTTTGATGTCTACAG ATGAACTGAATCAAGAAAGTGATCCCGTTTACAGTAGGGAGTTTCGGACCATGTTGGAGGGTTTAGATGAGGAAGGTTGCGTTGAAGAATCTGGCCATGTTTCGGAGAAGAAGAGGAGATTAACAGTGGATCAAGTGAAGGCTTTGGAGAAGAGTTTCGAGATTGAAAATAAGCTTGAGCCTGAGAGGAAAGTTAAGTTGGCTAAAGAAATTGGACTGCAGCCTCGGCAGGTTGCTGTTTGGTTCCAGAATCGGCGCGCGAGGTATAAAACCAAGCAGTTGGAAAGAGATTACGGGATTCTTAAAGCCAATTTTGATAATCTCGAGCAAAACTACGACACTCTTCGGAGTGATAATCAAGCCTTACTTAAACAG ATTCAGGAGTTGAGATCTAAGCAAAATGGAGATGTTAAAAATGAGAGAATAGTTTGTGTCAAGGAAGAGGCAATTGTACTGTCTGATACTGAACAAAAGAAGAGCCTTGAAACCCCATCGAATTCTCTCGCCAAATGTGAAAAATCTGCTACTGAACATGATTTTCAAGAGAACGTGTCATCTTTTCTTGATTTCAAAGATGGATCTTCAGACAGTACCGATTCAAGTGCAATCTTGAATGAAGAAAACAACAGCCCGCATCAGTATTTGGAAATTCAGAACGGATCCTCCAGCGTGGGAGATGAATCTAAGGCAGCAGCAACTAACGCAAGCTTTATTGGAGACTCCCACAAGAAATTCCAGCCGCAGTTTGTGAAAGTGGAGGAGTACAATTTCTTCGGTGAGGATCATGATCAGTCTTGCAGCAGTTTGTTTTCTGATGAACAAGCTCCTACCCTCCATTGGTACTGCTATGATCAGTGGAATTGa
- the LOC142546518 gene encoding uncharacterized protein LOC142546518 gives MWVFYMISLPLTLGMVVLTLKYFAGPEVRRYVYFTVGYTWFCSISIIILVPADIWTTIIGHDNGGISFFWSWSYWSTFLLTWLAVPLIQGYEDAGDFTLMERLKTSIRVNLVFYLIVGSFGFLGLILLITMDEKWRKQGILGFAMGCSNTFGLVTGAFLLGFGLSEIPKSLWRNADWTIRQKILSHKIAKMALKLDDAHQDLSNAIVVAQATSKQMSKRDPLRRHMDVIDDLLAKMFKEDPSFKPQGGRLGENDMDYDTDEKSMATLRRHLRGAREEYYRCKSEYLTYVMEALELEDIVKSYERRSITKWKFVSSLRPERSGKLGSSFDTAEFVWQCILRKHLKKVFAVVLGCMSAAILLAEATMLTSGVDLSLFSVLIKSVGNEEVLVQVCAFVPLMYMCVCTYYSLFKVGMLMFYSLTPKQTSSVSLLMICSMVARYAPPISYNFLNLISFEKPKKTIFEKRMGKIDEAVPFFGEGFNRIYPLIMVIYTILVASNFFDRIISFFCNWKIFKLHTEADDMDGFDPSGLLILQRERTWLGQGRKVGEHVIPLARNFNGAGADLEAGFDNTDNSLKMKTTSELIEGDTKGSSSKPLKDDRRRYSGSKEVISSKYAAIREQSKSTSNNTTPVETIASAKVSLLNDTSSHPSNTSGVPLGLASKWASMKQGFQTFKANMEAKKLIPLRQVQETKLLSRASSSESLDEIFQRLKRPAEDHGRSSDDEEDDHEFRASARNR, from the exons ATGTGGGTGTTCTATATGATCTCGCTGCCATTAACCCTAGGAATGGTCGTTTTGACTTTAAAATACTTCGCCGGTCCAGAGGTGCGGCGATATGTTTACTTCACCGTGGGTTACACATGGTTTTGCTCGATTTCGATCATTATCCTCGTGCCTGCCGACATTTGGACG ACAATAATTGGTCATGATAATGGCGGCATCTCTTTCTTTTGGAGTTGGTCATACTGGAGTACATTTTTGCTCACATG GCTTGCTGTGCCCCTCATACAGGGTTACGAAGATGCTGGAGACTTTACATTGATGGAAAGATTGAAGACTAGCATACGTGTAAACCTAGTCTTCTATTTGATTGTGGGGTCCTTTGGTTTTTTGGGACTTATTCTCCTCATTACCATGGATGAGAAATG GCGTAAACAAGGTATATTGGGTTTTGCAATGGGATGCTCAAATACATTTGGACTTGTGACTGGTGCATTCCTTCTTGGATTTGGTTTGAGTGAGATTCCAAAAAGTCTCTGGAGAAATGCTGACTGGACCATTCGTCAAAAGATTCTATCGCACAAGATAGCTAAAATGGCTTTGAAACTTGATGATGCCCACCAAGATTTGTCAAATGCCATTGTG GTCGCTCAGGCAACGTCAAAGCAGATGTCTAAGCGTGATCCATTGAGACGTCATATGGATGTCATTGATGACTTGTTAGCGAAAATG TTCAAAGAAGATCCTTCCTTCAAGCCACAAGGTGGTCGTTTGGGAGAAAATGATATGGATTATGACACTGATGAGAAATCAATGGCAACGCTAAGGCGTCACCTGCGGGGAGCTCGAGAGGAGTATTATCGATGCAAAAG TGAGTACCTGACTTATGTCATGGAGGCGCTTGAGTTAGAAGATATAGTTAAGAGTTATGAACGACGCAGCATTACTAAATG GAAATTTGTGTCGAGCTTGAGACCTGAACGAAGTGGTAAATTAGGCTCTTCCTTCGATACGGCAG AGTTTGTATGGCAGTGTATCTTGCGGAAGCATCTGAAAAAGGTCTTTGCTGTTGTCCTTGGTTGCATGTCTGCTGCTATACTCCTGGCTGAGGCCACTATGTTGACTAGTGGAGTTGATTTATCTTTATTTTCGGTCCTCATAAAATCTGTAGGAAATGAAGAGGTTTTGGTGCAG GTCTGTGCCTTCGTCCCTCTGATGTATATGTGTGTTTGCACGTACTATTCATTGTTCAAAGTTGGAATGCTAATGTTTTATTCGTTGACGCCAAAACAAACAAGCTCTGTCAGCTTGCTGATGATATGCTC GATGGTTGCTCGTTATGCACCTCCAATTTCATATAATTTTCTTAATCTCATTAGTTTTGAAAAACCAAAGAAGACTATATTTGAAAAG CGCATGGGGAAGATCGATGAAGCAGTGCCTTTTTTTGGGGAAGGATTTAACAGAATTTATCCCCTTATCATGGTTATTTATACAATCCTTGTGGCAAGCAACTTTTTTGATAGAATCATTAGTTTCTTTTGTAACTGGAAGATTTTTAAACTTCACACGGAAGCAGATGATATGGATGGTTTTGATCCTTCTGGGTTGCTTATTCTACAGAGAG AAAGGACCTGGCTGGGACAAGGGCGGAAAGTCGGGGAACATGTTATTCCGCTGGCTCGAAATTTCAATGGTGCAGGCGCAGATCTAGAGGCTGGCTTCGACAACACT GATAACTCCCTCAAAATGAAGACGACATCCGAACTGATCGAAGGGGATACCAAGGGAAGTTCATCGAAGCCTTTAAAAGATGACAGACGGAGGTATTCGGGAAGCAAAGAAGTCATTAGCAGCAAATATGCTGCAATAAGAGAACAAAGCAAATCCACATCCAATAATACTACCCCAGTCGAGACAATTGCTTCAGCTAAAGTCTCATTGCTTAACGATACAAGCTCTCATCCTAGCAACACCTCTGGTGTTCCATTGGGTTTAGCTTCAAAATGGGCATCTATGAAACAAGGTTTCCAGACATTTAAAGCCAATATGGAAGCAAAAAAGCTTATACCATTACGACAAGTTCAAGAAACAAAACTCTTGTCACGTGCATCATCCTCTGAATCCCTCGATGAGATTTTTCAGAGACTGAAACGTCCTGCAGAAGATCATGGACGTTCAAGCGATGACGAGGAAGATGATCATGAATTCAGAGCTTCAGCTCGGAATAGATAA
- the LOC142546517 gene encoding 14-3-3-like protein 16R, with translation MSSQREEFVYKAKLAEQAERYEEMVEFMEKVVGAIDADELSVEERNLLSVAYKNVIGARRASWRIISSIEQKEESRGNESHVSIIKTYRSKIESELSSICDGILKLLDSKLIGSAASGDSKVFYLKMKGDYHRYLAEFKTGTERKEAAENTLSAYKSAQDIAVAELAPTHPIRLGLALNFSVFYYEILNSPDRACNLAKQAFDEAIAELDTLGEESYKDSTLIMQLLRDNLTLWTSDMQDDTSEDIKEASKPDNE, from the exons ATGTCGTCCCAGCGCGAGGAATTCGTGTACAAGGCGAAGCTCGCCGAGCAAGCAGAGCGTTATGAGGAGATGGTTGAGTTCATGGAGAAGGTTGTCGGCGCCATCGACGCCGATGAGCTGTCCGTTGAGGAGCGCAACCTCCTCTCCGTTGCCTACAAGAACGTGATCGGCGCTCGACGCGCCTCGTGGAGGATAATCTCCTCCATTGAGCAGAAAGAGGAGAGTCGTGGCAACGAGAGCCACGTCTCAATCATCAAAACCTACAGATCTAAGATCGAGTCCGAGCTGTCCTCCATCTGCGACGGAATTCTGAAGCTTCTAGACTCGAAACTCATTGGATCCGCCGCTAGTGGTGACTCCAAGGTGTTTTACTTGAAGATGAAGGGAGATTACCATCGTTACTTGGCGGAGTTTAAAACTGGAACTGAGCGGAAAGAAGCCGCTGAGAACACTCTGTCTGCTTATAAATCAGCTCAG GACATCGCTGTTGCTGAGCTGGCGCCGACTCATCCTATTCGGCTTGGGCTGGCACTCAACTTCTCGGTCTTTTATTATGAGATTTTGAATTCTCCCGATAGAGCTTGTAATCTTGCCAAACAG gcTTTTGATGAGGCAATTGCTGAGCTAGACACTCTTGGAGAGGAGTCATACAAGGATAGCACCCTGATAATGCAGCTTCTCCGTGACAACCTTACTCTGTGGACTTCAGATATGCAG GATGATACTTCTGAAGATATCAAGGAAGCATCAAAGCCCGATAACGAGTAG